The nucleotide sequence GCCCCAACGGGCGCTTTCGCTCCCGGCGATCAATGCTATCGGTTAGATGAGAAAATATCTCCTGCGTCCGACAAGGCGGCTGTTCCGGCACGGAAAAGGGCAACTTGGTGACCATTGACGAGCACCCCGACTTCACCGAAAGATAGCTTGCATTTCTGCACTTGATCCGTATCTTGCCGCCGGCGAGTAATCGTGTTTTTCGAGCAGATCAGTTCGTTTGTCTGTTATTCTGCTATCGTTGTACGCGACTCGCTCAAGCACATTATCCGAGAAAAATAGCAGCGATACAGCGCCCGAATTGATAATGCCGGCAGCAGTCAAAGAAAGCACGCCATCGTTTGAGATGCAGGCGAGTCCCGCCTCCCTTAATATTTGAAGCTCGCGGCCAAAGTATTTTTTAATCGACACCCCAAATTCTCGCTCGAAGCGGGAGAGTGGCACTCCGCTGCTTCGCAAGGCAAACATTAATGTTCTGCGTATGAGATCGTCTTGCGACAGTACAGCACCTTTCCACACTGGTTTTTCGCCCGCTTCAACTCTAGACAGATATCGATCTAAATCCGCCTCGTTATAGAACTGGCACTGACTCATGTAGCCAAATCCGCCAACCCCAAACGGGACGAGATTATTGTCGTTCCAAGAATCGTATTTACGACGCTGTTGAACGGAATGCGGCTGCGGCCTCTTAGTCCAGTAGAAGATCGGCCCATGTCGATAGCCAAGGCTCGTGAGGATGTGCTCCGCCATAAAATGCATTATGATGCGCTCCTTAGCGCCCGCGAATTGATATCGTCCTCTCGCCAATTGGTGGGCTATGGGGTCCGTCGATTTAAACATTAATGGGAATATATTGAATTTCTCAATTCCCATATCCACGAGGCCGATAACGGAGTCGTACCAGCTCCGGAGCGTTTGCTCCGGCAGCCCATACATCAGGTCAAGGGATAGATTCTCGACGCCCATCTCGTTAAGTAATTTTACGAGTTGGATCACCTCATCCGTACCATGCCCGCGGTTTAATACGCGCAAAATATTTCGATCTAGTGTTTGAACACCCAGAACGAAGCGGTTTACGCCGCCTCTAAGTAGAGTGGATACGCGATCCGCAGCATCCGCATGCTTTACAAGTGAGGGATGCAATTCAAAACTTACTTCGGATTTCGATAAATCAAAGCGCTTGTTGATCATATCAAATAGCGTTTTTAGTTGGTGGTTGGTCAAAAACGAGGGCGTGCCACCCCCGAAAAAAGCAGTCTCAATAGCTCTGCCATCAAGCGCCGCATCTGACCAACTCATCTCTTTATTTAAGGCCGCCAAATATCGTTCCACTCGCTCGGACGATGGATTGATTTCCTTGGCGAAGTGGCAAAAGGTGCAATACTGATTACAGAAAGGGATGTGGAAATAGAGGTCAATTGACGATGCAACCTGGGCCAACAACTGTTCGCCATTCAGGTCGCCCATTGCCTTGAGAGGAGGATATGTGCCGACGAGATAATCGTTGTGTGTGTCAAGGTGCAAGTTTTGCGACCTCAACATATCTAAATTGATGTCGTACGAGCGGTCGATCGCAAATTCCAGGGCCTCGGAATAACTCGGCGCGTACATTTCTTTAGGACTCCTTTTGGCTTCTGTGTGAAGGCAATGCGTGATGGCAGTTGCGTTCGCGCTGCATCGCTGTCTTCTGCTTGGGCGAACAGCGCATTTCGATCAGTAATCCGGATTCGTTGGCTCCCCGTCGACGCGACAAAAGTCAGGCAGGAACGCGCTCAATAATGCAGCGTCCATGGCATTGATTGGATCAATTGAGGGAAAGTTCATTTGAATCCCTGCGGCGGCTGGAAGACCGCACGTGGTCGTGCGGATCCTTTACGGTGTCACTGCAATAGACGTGCCAACAAAGACTTTTGTGCAGGCCCTGCTCGAAAGACGAGAAACCAGTGCATCGCGTCGCCGCGTCGACGGAATACTTGCGCCTCAGCGTCGGCTTTCGAACATACACGTCTTCAACCGGACATGGCTGAACACGACATGTCGATACCGGATCCATACTTCCCCGGAAGTGGGTTCTAAGTAAGCGCGAGTTTCGCTGCACCTTTTGTTCTTGTCGCATGGCTTTGTCCACCTGTTGAGACACAACGTGATGATTGATGAGAGCGAGCCAGAGAGGAAGCTGAAGGTGAGGTTCGTGCATGCGATCGAACCTACGCTAGTGCTCCGATGGTATGGAGTTCACTTGCTGGAATGGAGAGGTCGTCCGGCTCGCCTTATCATCGATGCATTCGACCGTGAGATTATCGCCTGGGCGGCTGTCGCCAATACCGGTGATGCCGATGTTCATCTTGAATTCCGATCCAGCGCCGCAGCGCTTATGTTGACTCCGTCTTTCACTTAGCCGAAAAGAACTTGCTTAAAGAGGTTGATAACTGATGGCTGACGAGAACAATTCGGATTCCACTACCGATGTCGTAGAGACCGATGCGCCGGCAAAAACCGCGGCGCCTAAAAAGCAACGCGCACCACGGCGTCTGAAGGAAACTGCCGAAGCAATGGTGGCCACATCACTCGCGAAGTTGCCCAGGGGTCGCAAGAAGCGTAGCCAACAAGCCGGAGAAACGAAGCCGACGCCCGTCGAAACGCAAGTTGCTGGAAGGAGCACGGCGAAGGACGTCATCAGGGACACCGGAAGAAAAAGGACGGCAAAGCAAATCGAGCGATCGGCTAAGGCGCCTCTTCCGGCAATCGATGAGATGGCGGATCTTATTCAGCTTGAAGAAGAGAATAAAGGGCTCCGTAAAACCCTGGCAGATAAGCTTCGCGCGGAAAATGCCGACCTGCGCAAGCGGCTCGGGCTCGATTGATCGGTTGCGAGATCGACCTCAGCCACTACATATTCGGTCGGAGAGACATTCGCCGGGCTCAGGTCGCGAGCCCGGATCTGAAGCTGCGGCAACGTCGTGGTAGGGGATTGCTCGAGGTTGAAGCACTATGAGATCACCATGGAAATTTCTTGCGCAATTGACGTCGCAGCGACGGCCGGCAGAAACACGAGAGAGTTCAATTGGGCGTGAAGCCGATACCGAGGCAAGCGAAAGCGAAGCGCAACAATCGTCGGCGCTTCCGTTAAATCCAACGGAAGCATCCCATGGATCTGAGCACAATGAAAACCGATCTGCTCAGCTCATGGCGATCACGACTTCAAACGAAACGGAACGCGAGGTCGATGCCGCGCGGGCGGTCTCGGTTCCAGTCGATGTTGAGGAGGTCCGGGCACCGGCACGTCATGAGGTCAGCCAGTCGAGTGCTGAAGCGCAAGCGGTACGGCTGGAAAGCGAGACAAGCAAAAAGTCTCCACCACCGCGGACGAAGAGGCCCCGCACCGACATGGTTGCGCAGAGCACTGCCGTCGCAAACAGGGATAAAAGTGCGCAATTTTCGTCCTCGCGAGAAGCTTTCTTCGACGAGGTGGCAGGCCTGGACGAGGAAATCAAGCAACTGAGAATTCAATTTGCTCAAAAGCTGCATTTGCAGAATATTCAGCTTAAAAAGATGCTTGCGCGATTCGACGTATCGTGAGCCTGCTTACAATCTCGTAGATTGGACACATATATGAAAACACAGCAACGAAAGTTCGTTGTCGAACTCAAATCGACGCGCCGACGGTCAACAATGCGGCCAGCTTCCATTTGGGCCAACACCGATCTCAAGGCTCATGTGCGTGAGGCGGAAGCTGAAGCGCCGCATCTCTTCGAGCCCAATATGGTCTCAAAGGTTCCGGGCCAGGACAGCGAGCTGGCGACGGATCCAAGACCCGAAACACACCTGAGCGACAACACCGAAGCCGGCGACGAAAAGCAGATTTCGGCTTCATTGGTCGCGCCGGAGCATGCTGACACACCTCGGCAAGACAATGATCTGGCTTTTAGCTCCATTCCACAATTGAAAGAGGGCTCTTCCGGGCGACGATCTCCAAGACCGGCGAGGCGTCGACGCGAAGCGGATGGCAATCGTCATGCTGACGGCGCAAAAAGCGTTCGCAGTATGCGATCAACCGCCGCTCAAGTCGAAGCAGCTTCCGATGAGTTAGTCGCGCTTGACGAAGAGAATCGGCGACTAAGGGGCTTGCTGACAAAGCATCTTCTTCAACAGAATATTCAGCTTCACCAGATGCTTGCGCGATTTGGCGTCATTGAAACATGAATCGATCGTCTGTTTTGCGATCGGCGGTTCGATCCCTATCAAGGCGAAGGATTCTGTCGGCCGCAAAAGAGGAACGGCCCGCCTTCGCGGTCCGATCCTCTAACTGACAAAATCAATCAAAGCACACGGACGTTTTCAGCCCTTGATTTTCCGGTCTTGCGATCCTGGCCGACCTCGTAGCTCACTCTTTGCCCTTCGCTTAGCGAACTGGCCCCCTGTAAAGCTGACACGTGCACGAACACGTCAGTTCCTCCATTTTCGGGCGTAATGAAGCCAAATCCTTTGTCTCCATTGAAAAACTTAACGGTTCCAGTGGCCATACCTAATCCTCGACGGTCCCGCGGCTGATTGCCGCTACGAAAAACCTATAGTTCGAAGCCGCCGTCTGCAATGTGTTCGTTCTTGTTGCAGTACGTCGAGAAACCAGCGATCCGTATGAGCACGCGGTGGCCCTAGAGAAATCAAGTTCTACCCCGTGTGCTGTTCTTGTGCTCGGGCGTGCATTTTGGACGCCGATTGACAGGAGACTGGAGTTGCGCGCGGAACTGCGAGACCGCTCCCGTCAATCAACGGGCCGATCACCGCGACCGGTCGATGGTCCCTATTCAGCAAGTGCTATCCAACTTGCGCGATATTTTCCCCCCGGTGAATGTCTATCGATTGACAGGCGAACCTGATCCAGAGATGCCGAGCTACGACCACTTTTTGCTCGTCCTCGTTAGGAAAGGGATAAAATATGGAAAGGCGACACTTCCTCAGGGGCCTGGCTTTGCTTGCCTCATGTCCACTCTGCACTAAGACAACATTTGCGGCAGAAGGTGTCGATTGGGGCTATGAAGGTGACGCGGGTCCCGAACATTGGGGCTCGCTCAGCAAGGAGAACAACGCCTGCTCGGCGGGTCTACAGCAATCGCCGCTCGATATCGGGGGGGCAATCAAGGCCGATATTCCAGACCTCGTGCCCGATTGGAAGAGCGGCGGCACAATCCTCAACAATGGGCATACGATCCAAGTGCAGGCGGCACCCGGCGGCACGCTCCGCTGCGGAGACAAGACCTATGAACTAATACAGTACCATTTTCATGCGCCGAGCGAACATCTGGTTGAAGGAAAGGCCTTTCCGATGGAAGCGCATTTCGTCCACAAGCATGCCGAAACGGGTGCGCTGGGCGTATTGGGCATTTTCCTTGCTCCTGGGCGTCCCAATGCGGCCTTTTCCAGCCTCGCGGCAGCTTTCCCGCAAAAGCCCGGTGAGGAAGCAGCAATCGACGGGGTGAACCCTGGCGGGTTGCTGCCATCCTCCCTCCGATATTGGACTTACGAGGGATCACTGACCACGCCGCCGTGCAGCGAAATCGTCGATTGGATGGTGGCAATGCACCCAGTCGAAGTCGATGCTGCCGACATCAAGAAGTTTACGGCACTCTATTCGATGAATGCCCGGCCAGCGCTCGTCACCAATCGCCGCTATATTCTGAGCTCCAGCTAGATTGTTCGGTTGCGTTCATCATAGCGCTGCACAAGGTCGTTTCCTGCTACAAAAACGGTTGACGATACTGCGCAGGCGCCTTCTTAAAGGAGACGTCGAACGGTGACGCGGAGGTTTATCGTGCGAGGTGTTGAAAGCGCAGCGGCTTTACCAATCCGCGCCCAATGACGGTTGCCGCACCCGACCACGGCAAAGGGCCGACCCTTGAGCGTGTCCGGCTGGAGGCTCTCAGCCCAGGCAACGAACCGTCCGGCGTTGTTCGGCGGTTGCCCTTCGTAGGACGCCGTAACGACGATGAAAGGCATGTCAACTGGAACTCTGAAGGCGGAGTCATCGGCCGGCGCGACGATCGGCGCGTAGCCCCGAGTCGCAGCTTCGCTTCCGATCTGTTTCGCGAAGGATTCTGCCGTGCCTGAATTGCTGCCATAGAGTACGAGCAGCGGTCCGGGGCCGTGGGCCAAAGCCGCAAGGTCTCCATCAGTACCTGTTCGACGTAAACGAGGTTCCCCAGGTCCCGCACTGTCGGAACCTCACCGCCGAGAGCGTCGCCGGCATGGGCTTGCAAGCTCGCCAGTTCCTTCGGGCTTTTAAGCAGCAGCCAAGTCGTTGCTTCCCCAGTTCTGCAGACGGAAGATCGGACCGAACTCCTTCGACAGGCGCATCAGGCTCTGGACCGGTACCTTTGGATTGAGCGCAGCGATGTGCCCGAGGATCGGAAGGCCTTTCGGATGCGGAATCTATTCAAACCTGTTCATGTCAGCGTCTCCTTAAATGACTTGTCCTTTGGAGATGGCCCAAGGTCCCTCCGCGGGACAACCGAGGAAAAAACGCAAAAGAGCATCGCGCCAGCGTCATGCATCCATGAGACGAATGGGTGTTATCCAAAGAATCAATTTGCCAATCCGTTGAGCGCCATTAAAACGCGCTGAAACTGACCAAAATCAAGTCCATCGCGGTAGGCCAACTATGGGTACGAAGCTTCCCGCCAGCCGGCATTCGTCGGAGTCACGATTGAGGACAGCAGGTGACCCGCAGCCCCTGTGTGAGGCGACCGGGAGCGAGTGATATAGCCTCGCTGAGACGAGAATTTGAGTACGCCGCGAGAGGCGTGGAAGGAACGCGAAGAGGGATATGTGCGGGATTGTAGGCATCGTCGGGAAGCAGCCTGTCTCGACACGGCTGGTCGATGCGTTGAAACGCCTGGAATATCGCGGCTACGATTCGGCCGGCGTCGCGACGATCGACGATGGAGCCCTCCATCGCCGGCGCGCGGAGGGCAAGCTCGTCAATCTAGAGGCAAGGCTGAAAGAGCAGCCTCTGGTCGGCACCATCGGCATAGGCCATACGCGCTGGGCGACCCATGGCGCGCCGACGGAACGCAATGCGCACCCACATTTCACCGACGGTATCGCCGTCGTACACAATGGCATTATCGAGAATTTTGCTGAGTTGAAGGACGAACTGGCCGTGGCCGGCGCCGAGTTCCAGACCGAGACGGACACAGAGGTCGTCGCGCATCTCCTGGCAAGGTTTCGCCGGGATGGCACTGGACGTCTCGAGGCGATGTTTGCGATGCTGAGACGGTTGAGGGGCGCCTACGCACTCGCTGTCCTTTTCGAAGATGATCCGTCGACCATTATGGCGGCCCGTAACGGACCGCCGTTGGCGATTGGCCATGGGAATGGCGAAATGTTCCTTGGCTCCGACGCCATCGCCCTGGCGCCCTTTACCAATCAAATCACCTATCTGGTCGATGGCGACTGGGCGGTGATCGACAATTCCGGTGTCCTTATCTTTGATATCGACGGCAATGTCGTCTCCCGGCCGCGGCAGGTTTCCTCGGACGCCGCGTTTATGGTCGACAAGGGTAACCATCGCCACTTCATGGAGAAGGAAATCTACGAGCAGCCGGAGGTCGTGGCTCACGCTCTCGGTCACTACGTCAACTTCATCGACAACCGGGTCGCGCCCGTGTCCGGCGCGATCGATTTCGCCAAGTTGCCGAGCCTTGCCATTTCCGCCTGCGGCACGGCCTATCTGGCAGGTCTGATCGGCAAATACTGGTTCGAGCGCTATGCGCGCCTGCCGGTGGAAATCGATGTGGCGTCGGAGTTCCGCTACCGCGAAATCCCGCTGTCGCGACAATCGGCAGGACTCTTCATCTCGCAATCCGGCGAGACCGCCGACACGCTGGCGTCGCTCCGCTATTGCAAGGAGCATGGTCTGAAGATCGGCGCGATCGTCAACGCCCGTGAGTCGACGATCGCACGGGAATCCGATGCGGTTTTTCCGATCCTGGCCGGCCCGGAGATCGGGGTTGCCTCTACCAAGGCCTTCACCTGTCAGCTTGCGGTTCTTGCTACGCTCGCGATCGGCGCGGGCAAGGTGCGCGGCAACGTCAGCGATGAAGAGGAGCAGGCGCTCGTCAGGAGCCTTGCCGAGATGCCGCGCATCATGAGCCAGGTGCTGAACAGCATCCAGCCGAAGATCGAACTCCTGTCGCGGGAACTGTCGAAGTGTCCGAACGTGCTCTATCTCGGCCGCGGCACCAGCTTTCCACTGGCCGTCGAAGGCGCCCTGAAGCTCAAGGAGATTTCCTATATCCACGCGGAGGGCTATGCCGCCGGTGAGCTGAAGCACGGGCCGATCGCTCTCGTCGACGAGAACATGCCCGTCATCGTCATCGCGCCCCATGACCGCTTTTTCGATAAGACTGTCTCCAACATGCAGGAGGTGGCAGCCCGCGGCGGCCGGATCATCCTGATCACCGACGAGCGTGGTGCGGCCGTGTCGAAATTCGGCATGACAATCGCACTTCCGAATGTGGATGAGATTATTGCGCCGATGATATTCTCACTACCGATACAGCTGCTCGCCTATAACACGGCTGTCTTCTTGGGCACCGATGTCGACCAGCCCCGCAATCTTGCAAAATCAGTCACTGTCGAATGATCATCAACCCCCGAAAAGGGACGAAGTCGGGAGTCCGCGGCAGCTGTGACGGCGGCGCCTTGCCCGGCCGACGGGAGGAGATTGCGGACGTGGGGTTTCCTGTGAGGTAATGCCGATCAGATCATCGATGTGTTGGTCTGCGATAACTGAGGAATTGCATGCTCTCTAACGCCAAGGCACTGCAACCGACTAAGCTCCACGGCACAAGCGCAAGAGCCGCTACAACTTTGCGGTGCCACCAATTCCGACGACAGCGAAAAGACGACAGCAGAAAACAGCTGTCAAGTTCCGCAACAGAGGCGGGCAGCTGTTTCCGAGAGGGTTCAGCGAGTTCATACCGATCTCTTGTCAGCGGAAGCTGCAAGCTCTAACTCCGGTGCCTCCCGTTTCTAGCTCAACCGGCCGCGCGCGAGTGCGGAGCGAGGCAAATGCCGCCTCAGCTATATACATTCGCCTCAAGCTCCCCATTGCTAATGGCTTTACGCAGGGTTGTTGCAAGCAATCTATTGTTCGCTCGGCCCTTTCTTATCTGCACGCATGAGGTGCGCATCAAGGCGCTTGCGCACCAGATTTGGAAGTTTAGCAGTCTTAATGGCGTCGAGATCGGCGGGGTTATCGCCAACCTCAATGAGTGCCACCATTCCCATACCTGCATGCGGCGTGCATTTCACAACATAGGCGCCCGGAATGTCGAATTTTGTCCGATATTCTTCGTTCGCTTTGGATTTGAATTCGGGCGCTCCGTTGGGGATCAAACCTTTGTAGGTTTCGACATTGTGGCCCTTGTCAACGGGTATGAAGGTGACGGTGTCGCCGGGTGTGATCTTCACAAATCCCGGTTCGAAGGCCATTGCGCCGTCGGCGCCTTTGTTGAGCATCCGGATCTGGTGATCCGCCGCCATGAGTGGCATCGCCGAAGAGGCCAGCGCTGCCGTTGCAACGATCGGACCGATTTTAAAACGCATTTCCTATCTCCTGTTTGCAAGGCCCTCAGCGCCCGACTTTAGGTGCGGACCGGCAGATATTCTTTGAGATTGAGCAAATTCTGGTTCAATTCTTGAGGGCGAGCGGCAAAGCGAGCTCCCGGGCCGGCGATTGTCTCCTCTCGAATGCGGTGTTCTTGCGCCTCCACCTGTCCCGGCTCGCGTTGTCGTTGGGAGCTTACAGGTTTTGCAGCACGCGCCCTGGCTCGGACGGCTGCTGGCGGCCGCTGCGTTGCGAGAGGCAGGACACACGACGGCGGTGCATCTCGCCGCCGTCAATCTCGGCCTCAAATCCATTGTCGGCATCGCGCTCGCGACACAAGGCTGCTGGCGATCGTCAATGGCATCATCGCGGCGGCCGAGCTTGGCCTCAAGGAGCATGACCGGCTGGCGCTCGCAAAACGGATGATGGAGTGGCGCTTGGTCGGCCGGCGCTCGTCCTCCAATCTGCCGGGCCTGATCGAGCTCGTGGTTTCGTGGCCCCTGGTCTCGGCCGGCATGGTCGCCGAGACCCTCAAAATAGCGCCGCGGGCGGCGGTCAGGATCATCGAGGAACTGGGATTGAGGGAGATGACGGGCAGGGGGAGGTTTCGGGCGTGGGGGGTGCTGTAGCCGGGCGCAGCTCTCGATGAAATGCCTTGACGAGGCGCATGGTCAGCGGAAGGGTGCTCAAGGCCTCTGGTGTGCTCCTCGCCGCTGCACGATTGTCTTGCTCAATATTCGCCTGTTGATTTTTTGCTTCCAGTGAAGCTGTGCCGGCGAGAGCTTTCTTGTGAGTTCGTCTGCTTCAGGAAGCGGTACTCCTTCTCATCGTAGAGGTAGCCCATGCGGTAAGCATGCTCGATGAGATCATTATTGGCATTGGCGGAAGGATCCGCCTGAATCCGCTTCAGGCCTTCGAAGAGGTTGCCGGTGTCAATTCCGGCGAATATGCCAGGCCGTTGGTTTGTCCAAAGCCGCATCCCAGAGAACGTGTTGCCGCCGATGCAGCCTCTCAGCAGCTTCTGCTAACGCAAATGGTTTGAATCCTGTAACGCCGAGATGGACTCACCCTGCACAACGACGGGGACTTGTAAGGACAATAATACTTGCAACAAGCTGCAGCCGGTCGCTCTGGAATGCATTTATACAACTGCGTCACAACCTGCAAAAGGTAAAGACTACCGAAACACGAAAGTAATCGGGCTTGATTCTGTCAATTATATTACTTTAATAGGAAAGGCTTGGCCGTCAGGCGTTCTAGCGTTACAGACAGAGACAAATCTATGCGTTTTAAAGGTCTTGATCTTAACCTTCTCGTCGCGCTCGACGCGCTGATGACGGAGCGAAACCTTACCGCTGCTGCACGTAGCATCAACCTCAGCCAGCCTGCGATGAGCGCGGCGGTTGCCAGGCTACGAACATATTTTCGAGACGAGCTCTTCATGATGGCGGGCCGCGAGCTCGTCCCGACGCCTCGGGCCGAAGGGCTTGCTGCGTCCGTGCGTGAAGCGTTGTTGCACATTCAGCTATCCGTTATTTCAGGGCAGCCTTTCGATCCCGCCCAAAGCGAACGTCGGTTCAGAGTGATTCTGTCCGACTACGTCACGCTGGTATTCATCGAGAAGGTCGTCGAGCGGGTAGCGCGAGAGGCTCCCGGCGTGGGTTTTGAATTCATGCAGATCGCGGAAGATTTCGAGGAGCTCCTACAGCGCGGCGACGTTGATTTTCTGATTATGCCTGAGCCATTCATGTCGAAGCACCCCCGCGCAGAGCTTTTCGACGATGTCTTTGTATGCGTGGCTTGCGAAGGAAACGGCCGCATCAGCGAATCTTTCTCCTTCGATCAGTACATGTCGATGGGGCATGTGGTCGTCAAATTCGGCTGTTCCCTGAAACCTGCTGCTGATGACTGGTATTTGCGCGAACGCGGTTACTCGAGGCGCGTAGAGGTCGTGGTTCAGTCTTTCAGCATGATACCGGCGATGCTCTCTGGAACGGCTCGTATCGGAACGATGCCTTTACGACTTGCTCAGCATTGGGCGAAGACGACGCCACTGCGGATACTGGATCTACCGCTACCGATACCAACGCTGACGGAGGCAGTTCAGTGGCCGATGCTTCACAATACCGATCCTGCCAGCCTCTGGATGCGTCAGACGCTTCTTCAAGAGGCCGCAAGAATGGCACCGTTTAAGCAGGCGTTTCCCGCGCTCGCGCGGCAGTCCGTGTGCCTAGAAAGCACAGCCGCCTGACCACCTCTCGAAGGCCGCGC is from Rhizobium gallicum bv. gallicum R602sp and encodes:
- a CDS encoding flavodoxin domain-containing protein, whose product is MAHGPGPLLVLYGSNSGTAESFAKQIGSEAATRGYAPIVAPADDSAFRVPVDMPFIVVTASYEGQPPNNAGRFVAWAESLQPDTLKGRPFAVVGCGNRHWARIGKAAALSTPRTINLRVTVRRLL
- the glmS gene encoding glutamine--fructose-6-phosphate transaminase (isomerizing); protein product: MCGIVGIVGKQPVSTRLVDALKRLEYRGYDSAGVATIDDGALHRRRAEGKLVNLEARLKEQPLVGTIGIGHTRWATHGAPTERNAHPHFTDGIAVVHNGIIENFAELKDELAVAGAEFQTETDTEVVAHLLARFRRDGTGRLEAMFAMLRRLRGAYALAVLFEDDPSTIMAARNGPPLAIGHGNGEMFLGSDAIALAPFTNQITYLVDGDWAVIDNSGVLIFDIDGNVVSRPRQVSSDAAFMVDKGNHRHFMEKEIYEQPEVVAHALGHYVNFIDNRVAPVSGAIDFAKLPSLAISACGTAYLAGLIGKYWFERYARLPVEIDVASEFRYREIPLSRQSAGLFISQSGETADTLASLRYCKEHGLKIGAIVNARESTIARESDAVFPILAGPEIGVASTKAFTCQLAVLATLAIGAGKVRGNVSDEEEQALVRSLAEMPRIMSQVLNSIQPKIELLSRELSKCPNVLYLGRGTSFPLAVEGALKLKEISYIHAEGYAAGELKHGPIALVDENMPVIVIAPHDRFFDKTVSNMQEVAARGGRIILITDERGAAVSKFGMTIALPNVDEIIAPMIFSLPIQLLAYNTAVFLGTDVDQPRNLAKSVTVE
- a CDS encoding LysR family transcriptional regulator, coding for MRFKGLDLNLLVALDALMTERNLTAAARSINLSQPAMSAAVARLRTYFRDELFMMAGRELVPTPRAEGLAASVREALLHIQLSVISGQPFDPAQSERRFRVILSDYVTLVFIEKVVERVAREAPGVGFEFMQIAEDFEELLQRGDVDFLIMPEPFMSKHPRAELFDDVFVCVACEGNGRISESFSFDQYMSMGHVVVKFGCSLKPAADDWYLRERGYSRRVEVVVQSFSMIPAMLSGTARIGTMPLRLAQHWAKTTPLRILDLPLPIPTLTEAVQWPMLHNTDPASLWMRQTLLQEAARMAPFKQAFPALARQSVCLESTAA
- a CDS encoding pseudoazurin; the protein is MRFKIGPIVATAALASSAMPLMAADHQIRMLNKGADGAMAFEPGFVKITPGDTVTFIPVDKGHNVETYKGLIPNGAPEFKSKANEEYRTKFDIPGAYVVKCTPHAGMGMVALIEVGDNPADLDAIKTAKLPNLVRKRLDAHLMRADKKGPSEQ
- a CDS encoding SyrB-like regulator; this translates as MADENNSDSTTDVVETDAPAKTAAPKKQRAPRRLKETAEAMVATSLAKLPRGRKKRSQQAGETKPTPVETQVAGRSTAKDVIRDTGRKRTAKQIERSAKAPLPAIDEMADLIQLEEENKGLRKTLADKLRAENADLRKRLGLD
- a CDS encoding carbonic anhydrase; translated protein: MERRHFLRGLALLASCPLCTKTTFAAEGVDWGYEGDAGPEHWGSLSKENNACSAGLQQSPLDIGGAIKADIPDLVPDWKSGGTILNNGHTIQVQAAPGGTLRCGDKTYELIQYHFHAPSEHLVEGKAFPMEAHFVHKHAETGALGVLGIFLAPGRPNAAFSSLAAAFPQKPGEEAAIDGVNPGGLLPSSLRYWTYEGSLTTPPCSEIVDWMVAMHPVEVDAADIKKFTALYSMNARPALVTNRRYILSSS
- a CDS encoding coproporphyrinogen-III oxidase family protein, with amino-acid sequence MYAPSYSEALEFAIDRSYDINLDMLRSQNLHLDTHNDYLVGTYPPLKAMGDLNGEQLLAQVASSIDLYFHIPFCNQYCTFCHFAKEINPSSERVERYLAALNKEMSWSDAALDGRAIETAFFGGGTPSFLTNHQLKTLFDMINKRFDLSKSEVSFELHPSLVKHADAADRVSTLLRGGVNRFVLGVQTLDRNILRVLNRGHGTDEVIQLVKLLNEMGVENLSLDLMYGLPEQTLRSWYDSVIGLVDMGIEKFNIFPLMFKSTDPIAHQLARGRYQFAGAKERIIMHFMAEHILTSLGYRHGPIFYWTKRPQPHSVQQRRKYDSWNDNNLVPFGVGGFGYMSQCQFYNEADLDRYLSRVEAGEKPVWKGAVLSQDDLIRRTLMFALRSSGVPLSRFEREFGVSIKKYFGRELQILREAGLACISNDGVLSLTAAGIINSGAVSLLFFSDNVLERVAYNDSRITDKRTDLLEKHDYSPAARYGSSAEMQAIFR
- a CDS encoding cold-shock protein, whose protein sequence is MATGTVKFFNGDKGFGFITPENGGTDVFVHVSALQGASSLSEGQRVSYEVGQDRKTGKSRAENVRVL
- a CDS encoding helix-turn-helix domain-containing protein: MVAETLKIAPRAAVRIIEELGLREMTGRGRFRAWGVL